A genomic segment from Malus domestica chromosome 05, GDT2T_hap1 encodes:
- the LOC103402144 gene encoding uncharacterized protein: MKTLSLRRAAVRLSLLSLSLSLSAAATSSRTSCHEFLPSNYLSSPNQHRFNPELLQYFPSRWKQAQGKTLSAYPYILFPSVILAFYSELKIDPTEYQILLTDPPLNPSKNREKWLRPCFRNTILLGSSFKFKL, from the exons ATGAAGACTTTAAGCCTG AGACGAGCCGCTGTCCGTCTCtccttactctctctctctctctctctctccgctgCGGCCACCTCTAGCCGTACCTCCTGTCACGAGTTCCTCCCATCTAACTATCTATCCTCTCCAAACCAACACCGATTTAATCCCGAG CTTCTGCAGTATTTTCCAAGTAGGTGGAAACAGGCACAAGGGAAAACTTTGTCTGCATATCCATATATTTTATTTCCTTCAGTTATACTTGCATTTTACAGTGAGCTAAAG ATAGATCCTACCGAGTATCAGATTTTACTCACAGACCCGCCTCTTAATCCTTCGAAGAACCGTGAAAAatg GTTGAGACCATGTTTTAGAAATACAATTTTGTTGGGGTCTTCATTCAAATTCAAGCTGTAG
- the LOC103402142 gene encoding DEAD-box ATP-dependent RNA helicase 21-like, giving the protein MKRSAEAVPIAASSATASSSLPPKKPVFLTKAQREQLALQRRQEQSEDQKRHQHHLLSSLSHSRPSSDNAPPATTTSSDRDRDRDRDRDRDHRDRDRDRDRYSRDRERDSERRNRDRDRDREREEEAKARERARLDKLAERERDKELEAIKEQYLGSKKPKKRVIKPSEKFRFSFDWENTEDTSRDMNALYQNPHEAQLLFGRGFRAGMDRREQKKLAVKYERELREEIRKKDGVEERPEEAAAQRLKEEAAEMYDTFDMRVDRHWTDKKLEEITERDWRIFREDFNISYKGSRIPRPMRSWAESKLSEELLKTVEKAGYKKPSPIQMAAIPLGMQQRDVIGIAETGSGKTAAFVLPMLTYISRLPPISEENAAEGPYAVVMAPTRELAQQIEDETNKFAQFLGIKVVSIVGGQSIEDQGFRIRQGCAVVIATPGRLIDCLERRYAVLNQCNYVVLDEADRMIDMGFEPQVVGVLDAMPSSNFKPENEDEELDEKKIYRTTYMFSATMPPAVERLARKYLRNPVVVTIGTAGKTTDLITQNVIMSKESEKLERLKRLLDELGDKTAIVFVNTKKNADYVAKSLDKNGYRVTTLHGGKSQEQREISLEGFRTKKYNVLVATDVAGRGIDIPDVAYVINYDMPGNIEQYTHRIGRTGRAGKTGVATTFLTMHDTDVFYDLKQMLIQSNSHVPPELAKHEASKFKPGSVPDRPPRRNDTIFTH; this is encoded by the coding sequence ATGAAACGCTCAGCTGAGGCCGTTCCCATCGCCGCCTCCTCCGCCACCGCCTCCTCCTCGCTGCCGCCCAAGAAACCCGTTTTCTTAACCAAAGCCCAACGGGAGCAATTAGCCCTCCAACGCCGCCAAGAACAATCCGAAGACCAGAAACGCCACCAACACCATCTTCTCTCGAGTCTCTCCCACTCGCGCCCTTCCTCCGACAACGCACCGCCCGCAACCACCACTAGTTCTGACCGAGACAGAGATCGAGATAGAGACAGAGACCGAGATCATAGGGACCGAGACCGAGACAGGGATCGATACTCCCGTGACCGGGAGCGAGATTCGGAGCGGCGGAACCGCGACCGCGACCGAGATAGGGAGCGCGAAGAGGAGGCCAAGGCTAGAGAGCGTGCCCGCTTAGACAAATTGGCCGAGCGCGAGCGGGACAAAGAGCTGGAAGCCATTAAAGAGCAGTATCTTGGATCCAAGAAGCCCAAGAAGCGAGTGATCAAACCCAGCGAGAAGTTCCGATTTTCTTTCGATTGGGAGAACACAGAGGACACTTCTCGGGATATGAATGCTCTGTATCAAAACCCTCACGAGGCCCAGCTTCTGTTTGGGCGAGGGTTTCGGGCCGGGATGGACCGAAGGGAGCAGAAGAAGCTTGCTGTGAAGTACGAGAGGGAGCTGCGGGAGGAGATTCGGAAGAAGGACGGCGTCGAGGAGAGGCCTGAGGAGGCCGCTGCTCAGAGGCTTAAGGAGGAGGCTGCGGAAATGTATGACACTTTCGACATGAGGGTCGATCGCCATTGGACTGATAAGAAGCTTGAAGAGATAACTGAGAGGGACTGGAGGATTTTTCGAGAGGATTTTAACATTTCGTATAAGGGGTCAAGGATTCCGAGGCCAATGAGGAGTTGGGCAGAGAGTAAATTGAGTGAGGAGTTGCTTAAGACTGTGGAGAAGGCTGGGTACAAAAAGCCTTCTCCGATTCAGATGGCGGCGATTCCACTTGGCATGCAACAGCGCGATGTTATTGGCATTGCTGAGACTGGTTCTGGTAAGACTGCTGCCTTTGTTCTTCCTATGTTGACTTATATTTCGAGGTTGCCTCCCATTAGTGAGGAGAATGCGGCAGAAGGGCCTTATGCTGTTGTTATGGCGCCTACTCGTGAGCTTGCACAGCAGATTGAGGATGAGACTAACAAGTTTGCGCAATTCTTGGGTATCAAAGTGGTTTCCATTGTTGGTGGGCAGTCCATCGAGGATCAAGGGTTTAGAATTAGGCAAGGATGTGCAGTTGTAATTGCCACTCCAGGGCGTTTGATTGATTGCTTGGAGAGGCGTTATGCAGTTCTTAACCAGTGCAATTATGTTGTGCTTGATGAGGCTGATAGGATGATTGATATGGGGTTCGAGCCACAGGTTGTGGGAGTTTTAGATGCAATGCCCTCCAGCAATTTCAAACCTGAGAATGAGGACGAAGAACTTGATGAGAAGAAGATATACAGAACCACTTATATGTTCAGTGCCACCATGCCACCTGCTGTGGAGCGGCTTGCTAGGAAGTACTTGAGGAATCCTGTTGTGGTCACCATTGGCACGGCTGGAAAGACAACTGATTTGATCACTCAGAATGTGatcatgagcaaggaatctgaGAAACTTGAGAGATTAAAGAGATTGCTTGACGAACTTGGTGATAAGACTGCTATTGTGTTCGTTAACACCAAGAAGAATGCTGACTATGTTGCTAAGAGTTTGGATAAGAATGGATATCGTGTTACCACTTTGCATGGAGGGAAGTCACAGGAGCAGAGAGAAATTAGCCTTGAAGGTTTTCGGACCAAGAAATACAATGTTCTAGTTGCAACCGATGTTGCAGGTCGTGGGATTGACATACCTGATGTGGCCTATGTTATTAATTACGATATGCCTGGGAATATCGAACAGTACACTCATCGTATTGGGCGTACTGGCCGTGCAGGGAAGACTGGTGTGGCCACAACATTCTTGACTATGCATGACACGGATGTATTTTATGATCTCAAGCAGATGCTTATTCAGAGTAATAGTCATGTTCCTCCTGAACTGGCGAAACATGAGGCCTCAAAGTTCAAGCCAGGTTCAGTTCCTGATAGACCACCAAGGCGTAATGATACTATTTTTACTCACTGA